From a single Okeanomitos corallinicola TIOX110 genomic region:
- the chrA gene encoding chromate efflux transporter — protein MNTLQLNRLGEIAKIFLKLGVIGFGGPVAHIAMIEDEVVTRRQWLTKEHFLDLLGATNLIPGPNSTEMAIHIGYIYAGWLGLIIAGICFILPAVLITAFLAWLYINYGTLPQFLPLLYGIKPAVLAIILNALWRLSKKAVKTKQLLIIAVVVCLITWFGKINEVIALLLGGILGMIWLHNSNQTNLILTALTLTATLPKISITPVSVPLWKLGLFFLKVGSILFGGGYLLIAFLQGELVEKYGWLTQQQLLDAIAIGQFTPGPVLSTATFIGYIISGLPGAIIATLGIFLPSFVFVAILNPLIPKLSASAWTRYFLDAVNVSAVALMVVTSLQLGITTLSLEKIPYIDFLGVGIFGVSAFLSIRYSINSAWLVLGGSLIGWIFSVLG, from the coding sequence ATGAACACCTTACAATTAAATCGTTTGGGTGAAATTGCCAAAATATTCTTGAAATTAGGTGTAATTGGTTTTGGTGGTCCAGTTGCCCACATTGCCATGATAGAAGACGAAGTAGTCACCCGTCGTCAGTGGTTAACAAAAGAACATTTTTTAGATTTATTAGGGGCAACTAACTTAATTCCTGGACCCAATTCCACAGAAATGGCCATTCATATTGGTTATATTTATGCAGGTTGGTTAGGTTTAATTATTGCTGGTATTTGTTTTATTTTACCAGCAGTTTTAATAACGGCTTTTTTAGCTTGGCTTTATATTAATTACGGAACTTTACCCCAATTTTTACCTTTACTTTATGGTATTAAACCCGCAGTTTTAGCGATTATATTAAATGCCCTTTGGCGGTTATCTAAAAAAGCAGTCAAAACCAAACAATTACTAATCATTGCTGTAGTGGTTTGTTTAATAACTTGGTTTGGTAAAATTAATGAAGTGATAGCTTTATTGTTAGGTGGTATTTTAGGAATGATTTGGTTACACAATAGTAATCAAACTAACTTAATCCTTACTGCTTTAACACTAACAGCAACTTTACCAAAAATATCTATAACTCCTGTATCTGTCCCTTTATGGAAATTAGGTTTATTTTTTCTGAAAGTTGGTAGTATTTTGTTTGGTGGTGGTTATTTACTAATTGCATTTCTACAAGGTGAATTAGTAGAAAAGTATGGATGGTTAACTCAACAACAGTTATTAGATGCCATAGCAATTGGTCAATTTACCCCTGGACCAGTGCTTTCTACTGCTACATTTATCGGTTATATAATTTCTGGTTTACCTGGTGCAATTATCGCCACTTTAGGAATTTTTCTTCCTTCATTTGTGTTTGTAGCTATTTTAAATCCCCTCATTCCTAAATTAAGTGCTTCAGCTTGGACAAGGTATTTTTTAGATGCAGTAAATGTTAGTGCTGTAGCATTAATGGTAGTAACATCCTTGCAACTAGGAATAACCACTTTAAGTCTAGAAAAAATACCATATATTGATTTTTTAGGTGTAGGTATTTTTGGGGTTTCTGCATTTTTAAGTATTCGCTACTCCATTAATTCTGCATGGTTAGTTTTAGGTGGTAGTTTAATTGGTTGGATTTTTTCAGTTTTGGGATAA
- a CDS encoding HhoA/HhoB/HtrA family serine endopeptidase, whose product MLFFKLIRSIRQLSTQVLAIFLGVMLTASSVLVLPSQAEPAPETIVSQVSQKPAAATAAIGKHSFVADAVNRVGNSVVRIDTEKTVTRPVDPFMDDPFFRRFFGEGFPQQSPTEQLRGLGSGFILDKSGIILTNAHVVDQADRVSVRLKDGRTYKGQVRGIDEVTDLAVVKINAGNDLPVAPLGSSDDVEVGDWAIAVGNPLGFDNTVTLGIVSTLKRSSAQVGISDKRLDFIQTDAAINPGNSGGPLLNAEGEVIGINTAIRADAMGIGFAIPINKAKAIAVQLQRDGKVAHPYLGVQMVTLTPELARQNNTDPNSSFEIPEVNGALVMRVVLNSPAAIAGIHRGDVIVQIDNQQITSAGQLQRVVEDSRLGQILQVKVQRGNRTQELSIRTAELKDIS is encoded by the coding sequence ATGCTTTTTTTCAAATTAATTCGGTCTATACGTCAACTCAGTACCCAAGTTTTAGCAATTTTTCTGGGTGTGATGTTAACTGCTTCTAGTGTATTAGTGTTACCTTCCCAAGCAGAACCAGCACCGGAAACAATAGTTTCTCAAGTTTCTCAAAAACCTGCTGCTGCAACTGCTGCTATTGGTAAACACAGTTTTGTTGCAGATGCGGTGAATCGGGTGGGAAATTCTGTAGTCAGAATTGATACGGAAAAAACTGTTACTCGTCCTGTTGATCCGTTTATGGATGATCCCTTTTTTCGGCGATTTTTTGGTGAGGGTTTCCCCCAACAGTCACCGACTGAACAGTTACGGGGTTTAGGTTCTGGTTTTATTTTGGATAAAAGTGGAATTATCTTAACTAATGCTCACGTAGTTGATCAGGCTGATAGAGTAAGTGTAAGGTTAAAAGATGGCCGCACCTATAAAGGTCAGGTACGGGGTATTGATGAAGTTACGGATTTGGCGGTAGTTAAGATTAATGCTGGGAATGATTTACCGGTTGCACCTTTGGGTTCTTCTGATGATGTAGAAGTGGGTGATTGGGCGATCGCTGTCGGTAATCCGTTAGGATTTGATAATACTGTCACTTTGGGAATTGTCAGCACTTTAAAACGTTCTAGCGCCCAGGTGGGAATTAGTGATAAAAGGTTAGATTTTATCCAAACTGATGCAGCTATTAACCCCGGTAATTCTGGTGGTCCATTGTTAAATGCTGAGGGTGAAGTAATTGGTATTAACACCGCTATTCGTGCGGATGCAATGGGAATCGGTTTTGCAATTCCTATCAATAAAGCTAAGGCGATCGCTGTACAATTACAACGTGATGGTAAAGTTGCCCATCCCTATTTAGGGGTACAAATGGTAACTTTAACACCAGAATTAGCTAGACAAAATAACACCGATCCTAATTCTAGTTTTGAAATTCCTGAAGTTAATGGTGCTTTAGTGATGCGGGTCGTTTTAAATTCTCCTGCTGCTATTGCCGGTATTCACCGTGGTGATGTGATTGTCCAAATTGATAACCAACAAATCACCAGCGCCGGACAATTACAAAGAGTAGTTGAAGATAGTCGTTTAGGTCAAATTTTGCAGGTGAAAGTACAACGAGGAAATCGAACTCAAGAACTTTCTATCCGGACTGCGGAATTAAAGGATATTTCTTAA
- a CDS encoding NADAR family protein: MTIYFYSTREKYGCFSNFSPHGFVLDNLYWFTSEHYFQAQKFIGTQHLEELRLVKTPKEVAKMGRQRTRPLRSDWEQVKDDIMRKAVLCKFSTHADIQEILLSTGDEELVENSPIDFYWGCGADGSGKNMLGKILMEIREIIIRENKSK, translated from the coding sequence ATGACAATTTATTTTTATTCTACCCGTGAAAAATATGGTTGTTTCTCGAATTTTTCACCTCACGGATTTGTTTTAGATAATTTATATTGGTTTACCAGTGAGCATTATTTTCAAGCACAAAAATTTATTGGTACACAACATCTAGAAGAACTTCGTTTAGTGAAAACACCAAAAGAAGTAGCAAAAATGGGTAGACAAAGAACTCGTCCTTTACGTTCTGATTGGGAACAAGTTAAAGATGATATTATGAGAAAAGCTGTTTTATGTAAATTTTCCACCCATGCAGATATTCAAGAAATTCTCTTATCTACAGGTGACGAAGAATTAGTAGAAAACTCACCCATAGACTTTTACTGGGGTTGTGGTGCTGATGGTAGTGGTAAAAATATGTTAGGTAAAATTCTTATGGAAATAAGAGAAATAATCATTCGTGAAAATAAATCAAAATAA
- a CDS encoding MFS transporter: protein MKDSNSEKLLSEKLDLKTKLAYGAGDLGPAITSNIAIFYLLLFFTNVAGIPAGLAGSILMIGKIWDAVNDPIVGLLSDKTKSPGWGRRLPWMFYGAIPFGLFFFLQWIVPPFSSETSNNIWPLFWYYVVIGIFSQALFTIVNLPYTAMTPELSQDYDERTSLNGFRFTFSIGGSILSLIFAQIIFYLVSDPQQQYITLAAICTVIAVISLYWCVYGTRDRILAFEAKRIQLEQPPEIPFLQQIKIAFSNRPFLFVIAIYLFSWLGVQITATVIPYFVIYCMKLKDSQVPTVLIAVQGTALLMLSVWSYLSKRYGKKLVYFLGMTLWIIAAAGLFFLKSNQIGLMYLMAVMAGCGVSTAYLIPWSMIPDVIELDELQTGQRREGVFYGFMVLLQKFGLAFGLFVTGNALQVSGFKETVAGQIELPIQPESALSAIRIIVGPVPTICLILGLILTFFYPITREMHAEIMLKLQERRGNRV, encoded by the coding sequence ATGAAAGATTCTAATAGTGAAAAATTACTCAGTGAAAAGTTAGATTTAAAAACTAAACTAGCTTATGGTGCTGGAGATTTAGGCCCAGCAATTACTTCTAATATTGCCATATTTTATTTGCTGTTATTTTTTACCAATGTAGCTGGTATTCCCGCTGGTTTAGCTGGAAGTATTTTAATGATTGGTAAAATCTGGGATGCTGTTAATGATCCGATCGTGGGGTTATTAAGTGATAAAACTAAATCTCCGGGTTGGGGTCGTCGTTTACCTTGGATGTTTTACGGAGCAATTCCTTTCGGTTTATTCTTTTTCTTACAATGGATTGTACCACCATTTAGCTCAGAAACAAGTAATAATATTTGGCCGTTGTTTTGGTATTACGTTGTCATTGGCATTTTCTCCCAAGCATTATTTACAATTGTGAATTTGCCTTACACTGCTATGACACCAGAATTAAGCCAAGATTATGACGAAAGAACAAGTTTAAATGGTTTTCGCTTTACTTTTTCCATTGGTGGTAGTATTTTATCTTTAATTTTTGCCCAAATTATTTTTTATCTAGTTAGTGATCCTCAGCAACAGTACATAACTTTGGCAGCAATTTGTACTGTGATTGCCGTTATATCATTATATTGGTGTGTTTATGGAACACGCGATCGCATTTTAGCTTTTGAAGCTAAACGTATTCAGTTGGAACAACCTCCAGAAATTCCATTTTTGCAACAGATTAAAATTGCCTTTAGTAATCGTCCTTTTCTGTTTGTGATTGCTATTTATCTATTTTCTTGGTTAGGGGTACAAATCACTGCTACAGTTATTCCTTACTTTGTAATTTACTGCATGAAATTAAAAGATTCTCAAGTTCCTACAGTATTAATTGCTGTGCAAGGAACGGCTTTATTAATGTTATCTGTGTGGAGTTATTTAAGTAAAAGATATGGCAAAAAATTAGTTTATTTTTTAGGCATGACTTTATGGATAATTGCTGCTGCGGGGCTGTTTTTTTTAAAGTCTAATCAAATAGGATTAATGTATTTGATGGCTGTTATGGCTGGTTGTGGAGTTTCTACAGCTTATTTAATTCCCTGGTCTATGATTCCCGATGTGATTGAATTAGATGAACTACAAACCGGACAAAGAAGAGAAGGAGTTTTTTATGGATTTATGGTTTTATTGCAAAAATTTGGTTTAGCTTTCGGTTTATTTGTGACAGGTAACGCTTTACAAGTTTCTGGTTTTAAGGAAACTGTAGCTGGACAAATTGAATTACCAATCCAACCTGAATCAGCATTATCCGCTATTAGAATTATAGTCGGACCAGTACCAACAATCTGTTTAATATTGGGTTTGATTTTGACTTTTTTCTATCCTATTACTCGTGAAATGCACGCAGAAATAATGTTGAAGTTGCAGGAGAGGAGGGGAAATAGAGTGTAA
- a CDS encoding sulfotransferase has product MKLPNFLLAGFEKCGTTSIYNYLNEHPQIYMSPIKEPNFLERDWDTFTGEKKVRIDTLEKYTNLFAEVNDSHRAIGEASPNLLFHYQSSIPRIQQYVPHAKILVVLRDPVTRAYSDYLMQIRDEITGNNRTLIDQLKYSSTKSYTLKKGLYYTPIKSFLETFGTDNFQVFLYDDLSKDPTKFMQEIYTYLDVDSSFIPNTSKKSQIAEVPRSRAVNQLLKTSNPMRDFIASGLRIIMPLELRQKIRSSLVNLNSQGKSAKSMSEEERYALSQYYYEDVLKLQDLIQRDLSNWTPIKLASMNNS; this is encoded by the coding sequence ATGAAATTACCAAACTTTCTATTAGCTGGATTTGAAAAATGTGGTACAACATCAATCTATAATTATTTGAATGAGCATCCCCAGATTTACATGAGTCCAATTAAAGAGCCTAATTTCTTAGAAAGAGATTGGGACACTTTTACAGGAGAAAAAAAAGTGCGGATAGACACCCTAGAAAAATATACTAACTTATTCGCAGAAGTTAATGATTCTCATAGGGCAATTGGAGAAGCATCACCAAATTTGCTGTTTCATTATCAATCATCAATTCCACGTATTCAGCAATATGTACCCCATGCAAAGATTTTAGTAGTTTTGCGTGATCCAGTTACAAGAGCTTATTCTGATTACTTAATGCAAATCAGAGATGAAATCACAGGTAATAATCGCACATTAATTGATCAATTAAAATATAGTTCAACCAAATCTTATACCTTGAAAAAAGGCTTATACTATACCCCAATTAAATCCTTTTTAGAAACATTTGGAACTGATAATTTCCAAGTATTTCTCTATGATGATTTATCTAAAGATCCTACTAAATTTATGCAAGAGATTTACACTTACTTAGATGTAGATTCTAGCTTTATTCCAAATACGTCTAAGAAATCTCAAATTGCAGAAGTTCCTCGTTCTCGTGCTGTTAATCAGCTATTAAAAACTTCCAATCCTATGAGAGATTTTATTGCTTCTGGTTTGCGGATTATTATGCCATTGGAACTACGTCAGAAAATTCGTTCCAGTCTCGTAAATCTCAATTCTCAAGGTAAAAGTGCTAAATCTATGTCGGAAGAGGAACGTTATGCACTGAGTCAATATTATTATGAAGATGTGTTGAAACTGCAAGATTTAATCCAGCGTGATCTGAGTAATTGGACTCCAATAAAACTGGCATCAATGAATAACTCCTGA
- the arsC gene encoding arsenate reductase, glutathione/glutaredoxin type: MKKVMFVCKKNSRRSQMAEGFAKTLGEGKIAVVSSGLASSQVDPISVQVMSEIGIDISNQTSKSLDNFNPEDFDAVISLCGCGVNLPQEWVLRETFADWQLDDPEGHNIDTFRRVRDEVKARVIQLIADLS, translated from the coding sequence ATGAAAAAAGTAATGTTTGTTTGTAAAAAAAATTCCCGTCGTTCCCAAATGGCAGAAGGATTTGCGAAAACTTTAGGAGAGGGAAAAATTGCCGTTGTTAGTTCTGGTTTAGCATCCAGTCAAGTAGATCCAATTTCTGTACAAGTGATGTCAGAAATCGGCATTGATATTAGTAATCAAACCTCTAAATCATTGGATAATTTCAACCCAGAAGATTTTGATGCGGTAATTTCTTTATGTGGTTGTGGTGTAAATTTACCCCAAGAATGGGTGTTAAGAGAAACCTTTGCAGATTGGCAATTAGATGATCCAGAAGGTCATAATATTGATACTTTTCGCCGTGTCAGAGACGAGGTAAAAGCAAGGGTAATTCAATTAATTGCAGATTTGAGTTAA
- a CDS encoding M15 family metallopeptidase — translation MKKSGFPKQPQNSSLEIGDDIPEAFRDTTDTGSQLRIQPLVLIIGGLIGFAVLAVGSGFLFFITAPKKVVDTQETPVVSTPTPTNSPTTKNDAVLGHLAYPQASESELLAITADGRIKLRTAAAQRFQAMVQAARSSGVILVPISGFRTVQQQEQLFFNVGAQRNQTPAERAAVSAPPGHSEHHTGYAVDIGDGKVPVTNLQTTFENTQAYQWLEANAARFSFELSFPKNNPQGVSYEPWHWRFVGDRNSLETFYKARDIKPVQ, via the coding sequence TTGAAAAAGTCAGGGTTTCCCAAACAACCACAAAATTCATCATTAGAAATAGGTGATGATATTCCAGAAGCTTTTAGGGATACGACTGATACCGGTTCTCAGTTACGTATACAGCCCCTAGTTCTAATTATTGGTGGATTAATAGGATTTGCCGTTTTAGCAGTAGGTAGTGGTTTTTTATTTTTTATTACCGCACCTAAAAAAGTTGTTGATACTCAAGAAACACCAGTGGTTTCTACACCTACACCAACTAATTCTCCAACCACTAAAAATGATGCTGTACTAGGACATTTAGCTTATCCCCAAGCATCAGAGTCAGAACTTTTAGCAATTACAGCTGATGGTAGGATCAAACTGAGAACAGCAGCAGCCCAAAGATTTCAAGCGATGGTACAAGCTGCTAGAAGTTCAGGTGTGATTTTAGTACCAATTTCTGGTTTTCGCACAGTTCAACAGCAAGAACAGTTATTTTTTAATGTTGGCGCTCAACGAAATCAAACCCCCGCCGAAAGAGCAGCCGTAAGCGCCCCTCCTGGTCACAGTGAACATCATACAGGCTATGCTGTAGATATTGGAGATGGAAAAGTACCAGTAACTAACCTACAAACTACCTTTGAAAATACCCAAGCATATCAATGGTTAGAAGCTAATGCAGCCCGGTTTAGTTTTGAATTGTCATTTCCTAAAAATAACCCCCAAGGTGTGAGTTATGAACCTTGGCACTGGCGTTTTGTAGGCGATCGCAATAGTTTAGAAACCTTCTACAAAGCTAGAGATATTAAACCTGTACAGTAG
- a CDS encoding MIP family channel protein: protein MSITARKLGLKKLFIPYWRKALAEAIGTFILVFAGTGAVMVNNISQGAITHLGISFVFGAVVAALIYSLGHISGAHLNPAVTLALWQGGFFPKKQILPYIFSQLLGATIASALLLLSLGKVANLGATLPLNNNWLQSLILEFMLTFILMFVILGAAVDKRANSSFAGLAIGLTVGVEAAFMGPITGASMNPARSFSPALIGGIWQHHWVYWVAPILGAQFAVFVYKNIAYSDLQR from the coding sequence GTGTCCATCACAGCTAGAAAATTAGGGTTAAAGAAATTATTTATACCTTATTGGCGAAAAGCCTTAGCGGAAGCAATAGGTACTTTTATTTTAGTATTTGCAGGTACTGGTGCAGTGATGGTAAATAACATCAGTCAAGGCGCTATTACTCATTTAGGAATTAGTTTTGTATTTGGTGCTGTGGTTGCAGCCTTAATTTATAGTTTAGGACATATTAGCGGCGCACATTTAAACCCAGCCGTCACCTTAGCATTATGGCAAGGTGGTTTTTTCCCAAAAAAGCAGATATTACCTTATATTTTCTCACAATTATTAGGTGCAACCATAGCATCTGCATTACTATTATTGAGTTTAGGAAAAGTAGCTAACTTAGGTGCGACTCTTCCTTTAAATAACAACTGGTTGCAATCATTAATTTTAGAATTTATGCTCACATTTATATTAATGTTTGTGATTTTAGGTGCAGCAGTTGATAAACGAGCCAATAGCAGTTTTGCAGGATTAGCAATCGGTTTAACCGTAGGTGTAGAAGCAGCATTTATGGGACCAATTACTGGCGCGAGTATGAACCCAGCCCGTTCTTTTTCACCTGCATTAATCGGAGGAATTTGGCAGCATCACTGGGTTTATTGGGTAGCACCAATTTTAGGAGCGCAATTTGCAGTTTTTGTTTATAAAAACATAGCATATTCAGATTTACAAAGATAG
- a CDS encoding phosphoribosyltransferase yields the protein MSDLYISWSDYHHKIEQLAVKIYQSGWQFNQIVCLARGGLRVGDILSRIYDLPLAILATSSYNGAGKQDRGSLIVSHHLTMTTESLGDRILLVDDLVDSGVTLQKTIPWLQEHQEFNIAEIRTAVIWYKKCSLIKPDYYVDYLPDNPWIHQPFEDYELMNPEALAQKLTVKN from the coding sequence ATGTCAGACCTTTACATTTCTTGGTCAGATTATCACCATAAAATTGAACAATTAGCCGTTAAGATTTATCAATCTGGTTGGCAATTTAATCAAATTGTTTGTCTTGCTAGAGGAGGGCTACGTGTAGGAGATATTCTTTCACGGATATATGATTTACCTTTAGCAATTTTAGCTACGTCATCTTACAACGGTGCGGGTAAACAAGACAGAGGCAGTTTAATAGTTTCCCATCATTTAACCATGACTACGGAAAGTTTAGGCGATCGCATTCTGTTGGTAGATGATTTAGTAGATTCGGGGGTAACTCTACAAAAAACAATTCCTTGGTTACAAGAACATCAGGAATTCAACATAGCAGAAATTCGTACCGCTGTAATTTGGTACAAAAAATGTTCTTTAATTAAACCAGATTATTATGTTGATTATTTACCCGATAATCCCTGGATTCATCAACCTTTTGAAGATTATGAACTTATGAATCCTGAAGCATTGGCACAGAAATTAACAGTTAAAAATTAA
- the arsH gene encoding arsenical resistance protein ArsH, producing the protein MRSFMSDHPPRILFLYGSLRERSYSRLLAEEAARIITEFGAEVRFFDPCELPIYGSVPDTHPKVQELRKLSMWSEGQVWSSPEMHGNITGIIKNQIDWIPLSIGAVRPTQGRTLAVMQVSGGSQSFNAVNTLRILGRWMRMFTIPNQSSVAKAYQEFHEDGTMKDSAYRDRVVDVMEELYKFTLLLRDQVDYLTDRYSERKEKAAKETIQLANNALK; encoded by the coding sequence ATTAGGAGTTTTATGAGTGATCATCCACCGAGAATTTTATTTTTATATGGTTCATTGCGAGAACGTTCTTACAGTCGGTTATTAGCAGAAGAAGCAGCCAGAATTATTACAGAATTTGGGGCAGAAGTAAGATTTTTTGATCCATGTGAATTACCAATTTATGGTAGTGTTCCTGATACTCATCCCAAAGTTCAAGAATTGCGAAAATTGAGTATGTGGTCAGAAGGTCAAGTGTGGTCTTCACCAGAAATGCACGGTAATATAACAGGAATTATAAAAAATCAAATTGATTGGATTCCTTTGAGTATTGGTGCTGTGAGACCAACCCAAGGAAGGACTTTAGCCGTAATGCAAGTTAGCGGTGGTTCTCAATCTTTTAATGCTGTCAATACTCTGCGAATTTTAGGACGTTGGATGCGAATGTTTACCATTCCTAATCAATCTTCCGTAGCCAAAGCTTATCAAGAATTCCATGAAGATGGAACAATGAAAGATTCCGCTTATCGAGATAGAGTAGTTGATGTCATGGAAGAATTATATAAGTTTACCTTGCTGTTACGCGATCAAGTTGATTATTTAACAGATCGCTACAGTGAACGTAAAGAAAAAGCCGCCAAAGAAACAATTCAACTAGCTAATAACGCCTTGAAATGA
- a CDS encoding class I SAM-dependent methyltransferase, with protein sequence MAAHYDSIAQEYKRSKDLPIRAHIERYTYFNMLGDVRGKSILDLACGEGIYSREFKKKGAALVVGVDISEKMIELAKQEEAKQKFDIQYIVADVMELGKIGDFDLVVASYLLNYAQTEEQLLKMCQTIFTNLKPGGRFVTLNNNLEQPISSYLTTEKYGFIKTISQPLEPGTAMTLTFTINGEKFSFDNYYLSRETYQRVFKSVGFTDVIWQNMVVSPEGIEESGQEFWQDYLDCMPHVGIECFK encoded by the coding sequence ATGGCAGCACATTACGACAGTATAGCCCAAGAATATAAACGATCAAAAGATTTACCAATCCGGGCGCATATTGAAAGATATACATATTTTAATATGCTGGGTGATGTGAGAGGAAAATCTATTTTAGATTTAGCTTGTGGAGAAGGAATATATAGCAGAGAGTTTAAAAAGAAAGGTGCTGCTTTAGTTGTAGGAGTTGACATTTCTGAAAAAATGATCGAACTGGCAAAACAGGAAGAAGCTAAACAAAAATTTGATATTCAATATATTGTTGCTGATGTGATGGAACTGGGAAAAATTGGTGATTTTGATTTGGTTGTTGCTTCTTATTTACTAAATTATGCCCAAACAGAAGAACAATTACTAAAAATGTGCCAAACCATATTTACAAATCTCAAACCCGGAGGTCGTTTTGTGACCTTAAATAATAATTTGGAACAACCTATTAGTTCCTATCTCACTACTGAAAAATATGGATTTATTAAAACTATTTCTCAACCTCTAGAACCAGGAACAGCCATGACGTTGACATTTACTATTAATGGCGAAAAATTTAGTTTTGATAACTATTACCTTAGTCGAGAGACATATCAAAGGGTGTTTAAAAGTGTTGGTTTTACGGATGTTATTTGGCAAAATATGGTAGTTTCTCCTGAAGGTATAGAAGAATCTGGTCAAGAATTTTGGCAGGATTATCTAGATTGTATGCCTCATGTTGGGATTGAATGTTTTAAATAG
- a CDS encoding AEC family transporter, translated as MINLLELYIKLISLVLIGMILGRKLPTQFPTQLGKFLFWVGVPISIVAFLRQTDLSGQIWIAPAIAYLAILLGAFLAWLGIKGQAHLTNSLPQQPTQGSLILAAMVGNTGYLGFPITLTMVGKEYFAWALFYDLLGTVLGAYGLGVLLASRFGSKAGNYLHTAKAIVINPALWSFGFGLLFRQVSIPEVMEFTLEKLAWCALALSLMLIGMRVSRLNSWYKLKPAASSIFIKMLLVPLMLGFCLPLFGVTGEAAQVIVLQMAMPPAFGTLILAETFDLDRDLAVTALGMGLIVLLFTLPVWLWLF; from the coding sequence TTGATAAATCTCTTAGAACTATACATCAAGTTGATCAGCTTAGTCCTAATTGGAATGATCTTAGGACGGAAGTTACCGACTCAATTTCCTACCCAGTTAGGTAAATTTTTATTTTGGGTAGGAGTACCGATAAGCATTGTTGCTTTTTTACGGCAAACTGACTTATCAGGACAGATTTGGATAGCACCTGCGATCGCATATCTAGCGATTTTACTAGGAGCATTTCTAGCCTGGTTAGGTATCAAAGGTCAAGCCCATTTGACAAATTCTTTACCTCAACAACCAACCCAAGGTAGTTTGATTTTAGCAGCGATGGTAGGTAACACAGGTTATCTGGGCTTTCCCATCACTTTAACAATGGTCGGTAAAGAATATTTCGCCTGGGCTTTATTCTACGACTTATTAGGAACTGTATTAGGGGCTTATGGCTTAGGAGTCTTACTAGCATCCCGTTTTGGCAGTAAAGCCGGAAATTATCTCCACACAGCTAAAGCAATTGTGATCAATCCTGCCCTGTGGAGTTTTGGGTTTGGGTTACTATTTCGCCAAGTATCAATTCCCGAAGTAATGGAATTTACTTTAGAAAAACTAGCTTGGTGTGCCTTAGCTTTATCTTTGATGTTAATCGGTATGAGGGTATCACGCCTCAATTCTTGGTACAAACTCAAACCAGCAGCAAGTAGCATTTTTATTAAAATGCTCTTAGTTCCTCTCATGTTAGGCTTCTGCTTACCCCTGTTTGGTGTGACTGGAGAGGCTGCACAGGTCATAGTTTTGCAAATGGCCATGCCTCCAGCTTTTGGCACACTGATATTAGCAGAAACCTTTGATCTAGATCGGGATTTAGCTGTGACGGCTTTAGGTATGGGGCTAATCGTGTTATTATTTACTCTTCCTGTTTGGTTATGGTTGTTTTGA
- a CDS encoding metal-sensitive transcriptional regulator gives MTGSHQIAETSLTSSQEAEHTHHHHHEHTADQPGADKSVHPHVHSQESLRKIVNRLSRIEGHIRGVKTMVQQNSPCPDVLLQIAAVRGALDKVARIVLDEHLTECIARASENGNIDTEIAELKAALDRFLP, from the coding sequence ATGACAGGATCACACCAGATAGCTGAAACATCCTTGACTTCATCCCAGGAAGCAGAACATACACACCATCATCATCACGAACATACAGCAGATCAACCGGGTGCAGATAAATCAGTCCATCCTCATGTTCACAGTCAAGAATCCTTACGGAAAATCGTGAACCGACTATCAAGAATTGAGGGACACATTCGTGGGGTAAAAACAATGGTACAACAAAACAGCCCCTGTCCTGATGTTTTATTGCAGATTGCGGCTGTCAGAGGTGCATTAGATAAGGTAGCGCGAATAGTGTTAGATGAACATTTAACAGAATGTATTGCCAGGGCTTCGGAAAATGGCAATATTGACACGGAAATTGCAGAACTTAAAGCTGCTTTAGATCGGTTTTTACCTTAA